A window of Candidatus Vicinibacter proximus contains these coding sequences:
- a CDS encoding DUF4920 domain-containing protein, with protein sequence MKYLSFVCLLGLLVSCKNEPKMSAPTSETQSTHSLGVYGDTINTEGALSVADAMEALKTNDSVMCAISGYVTGVCQAKGCWMVLSSNPQDSTGFFVKFRDYGFFVPLDLAGSKVVIKGKAFKEVTSIEELQHYAEDEGKSKEEIALITQPQEEIKFLADGVVVVEGKK encoded by the coding sequence ATGAAATATTTAAGTTTTGTATGTTTATTAGGTTTGCTTGTTTCCTGTAAAAATGAGCCCAAAATGTCCGCCCCGACATCAGAGACCCAATCCACTCATTCTCTAGGAGTTTATGGGGATACCATCAATACTGAAGGAGCTTTAAGTGTTGCAGATGCTATGGAAGCACTGAAGACCAATGATTCTGTAATGTGTGCGATCAGCGGTTATGTAACTGGTGTATGTCAGGCAAAGGGTTGCTGGATGGTGTTGAGTTCAAACCCTCAAGACAGTACCGGCTTTTTTGTTAAATTTAGAGATTATGGTTTTTTTGTCCCTCTTGATCTCGCCGGCAGCAAGGTAGTGATCAAGGGAAAGGCATTTAAAGAGGTCACCTCCATTGAAGAGCTTCAACACTATGCTGAAGACGAAGGTAAATCAAAAGAGGAAATCGCGTTGATCACTCAGCCTCAGGAAGAAATTAAGTTTTTGGCCGATGGTGTAGTCGTAGTTGAGGGTAAAAAATAA
- a CDS encoding T9SS type A sorting domain-containing protein, translating to MNSKNKFYLPLVAIGILGIISFNKVYAQHTNVFIGDRNAPNEPSICINPNNTDQMVAAANIDNVYYSKDAGASWNQVSLSCPWGIWGDPVLAADTAGAFYFLHLSNPPAPGNWIDRIITQKSLDGGKTWSQGSFTGLNGNKAQDKHWITVDKKTNALYICWTQFDKYGSNNAKDSSNILFSKSDDGGETWSVAKRINKLSGDCVDSDNTAEGAVPCVGPEGQIYVAWSNQNKIWFDRSLDKGETWLNEDIFISEQPGGWDYSIPGIYRANGLPFTVCDLSHGPHHGTIYVNWSDQRNGENNTDIWLSKSKDGGKTWSLPNKVNNDNSNAHQFFTNVTIDQTTGWLWFVFYDRRNHRNENTDVYMALSKDGGETFINFKISESAFFPSANFFFGDYNGISAHNNIVRPIWTRLSGNELSVWTALVKPEIIATSIQETSSPLSPSIEVPYPNPLSQSSGFSFKLRKKSLVSLWISDFQGNKLSSIINNEIRSSGKYLEKIDTQSLNLKSGTYFVVLSVDGKQLSKKLMVID from the coding sequence TTGAATTCAAAGAATAAATTTTACTTGCCACTTGTTGCCATTGGAATACTTGGCATAATTTCCTTTAATAAGGTTTATGCACAACATACCAATGTTTTTATAGGGGATCGAAATGCACCAAACGAACCATCCATTTGTATAAATCCCAATAATACTGATCAAATGGTTGCAGCTGCCAATATTGATAATGTTTATTATTCAAAGGATGCCGGGGCAAGTTGGAATCAGGTTTCATTAAGTTGTCCATGGGGTATTTGGGGGGATCCTGTATTGGCAGCAGACACAGCCGGAGCATTTTATTTTTTACATTTATCAAATCCACCTGCACCAGGGAATTGGATTGATAGAATCATCACACAAAAGAGTTTAGATGGTGGAAAAACTTGGTCCCAGGGAAGTTTTACCGGGCTTAATGGAAATAAGGCTCAAGACAAACATTGGATCACTGTAGACAAAAAAACAAATGCTCTTTATATATGTTGGACACAATTTGACAAATATGGTTCCAACAACGCTAAGGATAGTTCTAACATCTTATTTTCAAAAAGTGATGACGGAGGAGAAACCTGGTCTGTTGCTAAAAGAATAAATAAACTATCAGGTGATTGTGTGGACAGCGATAATACTGCGGAAGGTGCTGTTCCATGTGTAGGTCCTGAAGGACAAATTTATGTTGCCTGGTCAAACCAAAATAAAATCTGGTTCGACCGCTCTTTGGACAAGGGTGAGACCTGGTTAAACGAAGATATTTTTATCAGTGAACAACCAGGCGGATGGGATTACAGTATCCCCGGAATTTATAGAGCAAACGGATTGCCATTTACCGTTTGTGATCTTAGTCATGGACCTCATCATGGGACCATATATGTCAACTGGTCTGATCAGCGCAATGGAGAAAACAATACAGACATTTGGCTATCAAAAAGTAAGGATGGTGGAAAAACTTGGTCCCTTCCCAATAAAGTCAACAACGATAACAGTAATGCTCATCAGTTTTTTACCAATGTAACTATTGATCAAACTACCGGTTGGCTTTGGTTTGTATTTTATGATAGAAGGAATCACAGAAATGAAAATACAGATGTCTATATGGCTTTATCTAAAGATGGTGGCGAAACATTTATAAATTTCAAGATTTCTGAATCTGCATTTTTTCCTTCAGCCAATTTTTTCTTTGGAGATTATAACGGAATTAGTGCGCATAATAATATTGTCAGACCAATCTGGACCAGACTTTCTGGTAACGAACTATCGGTTTGGACAGCTTTGGTAAAACCTGAAATTATTGCGACTTCTATTCAGGAAACTTCCTCGCCATTGTCACCTTCTATTGAAGTTCCTTATCCTAACCCCTTATCCCAATCTTCAGGCTTTTCATTCAAACTGAGGAAAAAGAGTTTGGTTAGCTTATGGATCTCGGATTTTCAGGGAAATAAGTTGAGCTCAATTATAAATAATGAAATTCGCTCTAGCGGAAAATATCTGGAAAAAATCGATACTCAATCTCTTAATCTAAAATCCGGTACTTATTTTGTTGTGCTTAGTGTGGATGGAAAACAATTATCTAAAAAATTAATGGTGATTGATTAA
- a CDS encoding tetratricopeptide repeat protein, producing the protein MKKDKINKQEDPLKSKSANKFKFSLTLIAVVVITAVVLSPVINNKFVWDDAEYIVRNETLKKPLSEAIPFYFDTNYFVGNYHPLTMIGFLLEYKTANLNPALYHNTNLLIHLLNVSLAFIFAFLLSRRNIWIASTVALLFGIHPMHVESVAWISQFKDVLFGFFYLLGLVVYLIYLDRQNWHKWIFYLLCLILFVLSLLSKPAAVTFPLSLMVIDFYRERKFNIASVLEKIPFFVGSVVLGLITIKAQGSAVGNFEDYNLLERIMLSSYALFSYLINLFFPIHLSALHPFPFRTDGNFPWIYRIAPFGLIPLFYLLYRSSAIGRITLFGFLFFFFNIALVLQFVTVGNALYSERYTYIPYLGLYFSIAIIIDQLIKKYGTLLWVKPLVSACAVFILIAFSGISYSRTKVWKTDRSLWTDVSKKYPFCTIAHYNLGTYFFKEEKNDPQALISYNNAISVDTTQIKAYVNRGIIFTRMREMEKAESDFGHAIRLDSNFAETYKNLGILHATLGKYEKSISDYTNYLRILPVSPDIYYGRGMTYYQLKRFTEATEDFSKAISYDSLNANYWVLKAMALHADGKKEEAIPIALKAQELGEVLDPGFKSNLGLK; encoded by the coding sequence ATGAAAAAAGATAAAATAAACAAACAGGAGGACCCTCTAAAATCTAAATCAGCCAATAAATTCAAATTTAGCCTGACCCTTATTGCAGTTGTCGTTATTACTGCAGTAGTTTTAAGCCCAGTAATAAACAATAAATTTGTATGGGATGATGCGGAGTATATCGTTAGAAACGAAACGCTTAAAAAACCTTTATCTGAGGCGATTCCCTTTTATTTTGATACAAACTACTTTGTAGGAAACTATCATCCACTTACTATGATAGGTTTTTTACTGGAATATAAAACCGCTAATCTTAATCCGGCACTTTACCATAACACAAATCTTTTGATACACTTATTAAATGTATCTCTTGCATTTATATTTGCTTTTCTGCTCAGCAGAAGAAATATTTGGATCGCCTCAACAGTGGCCTTGCTCTTTGGGATTCACCCTATGCATGTAGAATCGGTTGCATGGATTTCACAGTTCAAAGATGTGTTATTTGGATTTTTTTATCTTCTTGGTCTTGTTGTCTATTTAATTTACCTGGATAGACAAAATTGGCATAAATGGATATTTTATCTTTTATGTTTAATCCTGTTTGTTCTCTCGTTACTTTCAAAACCAGCTGCAGTGACTTTTCCACTAAGTTTAATGGTCATTGATTTCTATAGAGAAAGAAAATTCAATATCGCTTCAGTTTTAGAAAAAATTCCATTCTTCGTTGGTTCTGTCGTTTTAGGACTTATTACCATAAAAGCACAGGGTTCTGCAGTGGGCAATTTTGAGGATTACAATTTGTTGGAGAGAATTATGTTATCGAGCTATGCACTTTTTAGCTATTTGATCAATCTATTTTTTCCAATTCATCTTTCCGCATTACACCCATTTCCATTTAGGACAGATGGAAATTTTCCTTGGATTTATAGGATCGCGCCGTTTGGTTTGATTCCTTTATTTTATTTATTGTACAGAAGCTCAGCAATAGGACGAATTACTTTATTTGGGTTCCTGTTTTTCTTTTTTAACATTGCCCTGGTATTGCAATTCGTTACAGTTGGAAATGCACTTTATTCAGAACGCTATACTTATATTCCTTATCTGGGATTGTACTTTTCTATTGCCATAATTATTGATCAACTTATAAAAAAATATGGTACTTTACTATGGGTAAAACCGTTAGTTTCAGCGTGTGCAGTTTTTATTTTGATTGCCTTTTCAGGTATATCCTATTCAAGAACAAAAGTCTGGAAAACAGATAGGTCCTTGTGGACAGATGTCAGTAAAAAATATCCCTTTTGTACTATTGCGCATTATAATCTGGGAACCTACTTTTTTAAAGAAGAAAAAAATGATCCTCAGGCATTGATCAGCTATAACAATGCAATTTCCGTGGATACTACACAGATTAAAGCATACGTAAACCGTGGCATTATTTTTACAAGGATGCGCGAGATGGAAAAAGCAGAATCAGACTTCGGGCATGCAATTAGGCTGGATTCGAATTTTGCTGAAACTTATAAAAATTTAGGCATCCTTCACGCTACTCTTGGAAAATATGAAAAGTCAATTTCAGATTATACTAACTACCTGAGAATTTTACCCGTCAGTCCTGACATTTACTATGGAAGGGGTATGACTTATTATCAATTGAAAAGATTTACCGAAGCCACTGAAGATTTTAGTAAGGCGATCTCCTACGATTCTTTAAATGCAAATTATTGGGTTCTAAAAGCCATGGCGCTTCATGCGGATGGTAAAAAAGAGGAAGCAATCCCGATTGCTTTGAAAGCTCAGGAACTTGGTGAAGTCTTGGACCCAGGCTTCAAGTCGAACTTGGGGTTAAAATAA
- a CDS encoding T9SS type A sorting domain-containing protein has protein sequence MKLIKLGLLLICTLSLSGQEVFHCKDFIQSFPDTESQPKSIQNFHPNPLTQNFDLKYQRLELSVDPSVSYIKGTVTSYFLALEDELDIIHFDLADNMQIKEVNYHGASVSSSKPGNDVLKIFLPSKISKGALDSISVVYEGAPVSTGFGSFVQSTHADIPIIWTLSEPYGAKSWWPCKQDLNDKIDSTDIWVSSPSNFRTASNGLLVSEEINGSEIICKWKHRYPIPAYLVAIAVTNYAQYNEQVRLESGRTLNILNYVFPENLDEAKSQTKELHEVIQLYNKLFGEYPFADEKYGHAQFGWGGGMEHQTMSFVSGFSYELLAHELAHQWFGDKVTCGNWEDIWLHEGFSTYASGLCYQFLRPEWWSRFLSQRINAVVSQPGGSVWVNDVTNVGRIFNGRLSYAKGAMVLHMIRWKIGDEAFFNALRNYLKDSDHAYGYALTNHLQTFFENSSGIDLDEFFGDWFYREGFPSYQILWNKTRSGIHFKIDQTTSHPSNDFFEMPLPLKVFGQGKDSLIRLEHNFNGEIFDILLPFEVDSIQFDPYLSIISANNFIKQVSTGTVDVMEKISCQISPNPTSDVVFIKLDERLIQKPIHFEILNVMGEVILKEKINNPLTEINTKFWTSGIYYFKLLGENVQLIEIIVKN, from the coding sequence ATGAAGTTAATTAAATTGGGACTACTTTTAATCTGTACCTTATCTCTATCTGGTCAGGAAGTTTTTCATTGTAAGGATTTTATTCAAAGCTTTCCGGACACAGAAAGTCAGCCAAAAAGTATCCAGAATTTCCACCCAAATCCTCTGACTCAAAATTTTGACCTTAAATACCAACGACTTGAATTGTCAGTTGATCCCTCTGTAAGCTACATCAAAGGAACTGTTACCTCTTATTTCCTTGCTCTGGAAGATGAACTGGATATTATACATTTTGATTTAGCTGATAATATGCAAATCAAAGAAGTAAACTATCATGGAGCCAGCGTCAGTAGTTCAAAGCCAGGCAACGACGTACTTAAAATTTTTCTACCTTCAAAAATTTCTAAGGGTGCCTTAGACAGTATTTCTGTGGTATATGAAGGCGCCCCGGTCTCAACTGGATTTGGTTCTTTTGTTCAAAGTACGCATGCAGACATCCCCATAATTTGGACGCTTTCAGAACCTTATGGAGCTAAAAGCTGGTGGCCTTGTAAACAGGATTTAAATGACAAAATAGATTCAACCGATATATGGGTATCTTCTCCCAGCAATTTTCGGACAGCATCCAATGGACTACTTGTCAGTGAAGAAATTAATGGCTCGGAAATTATTTGCAAATGGAAACACAGATACCCTATTCCTGCATATTTAGTGGCAATAGCTGTAACCAATTATGCTCAGTACAACGAGCAGGTAAGATTGGAAAGTGGAAGAACATTAAACATTCTTAATTATGTCTTTCCTGAAAATCTGGATGAGGCTAAATCACAGACCAAAGAATTACATGAAGTGATTCAACTATACAATAAGCTTTTTGGCGAATATCCATTTGCAGATGAAAAGTATGGGCATGCTCAATTTGGTTGGGGTGGTGGAATGGAACACCAAACCATGAGTTTCGTAAGTGGATTTTCCTATGAATTATTAGCACATGAATTGGCACATCAGTGGTTTGGGGATAAGGTAACCTGCGGAAACTGGGAGGACATTTGGCTTCATGAAGGTTTCTCTACTTATGCCAGCGGTTTATGCTACCAATTTCTCAGACCGGAATGGTGGTCCAGATTTTTAAGCCAACGAATTAATGCTGTGGTCAGTCAGCCGGGTGGCTCTGTCTGGGTAAATGATGTTACCAACGTCGGAAGAATTTTCAATGGAAGGCTATCCTATGCCAAAGGTGCTATGGTGCTTCACATGATACGTTGGAAAATAGGGGATGAGGCTTTTTTTAATGCACTTAGAAATTATCTCAAAGATTCTGATCATGCCTACGGATATGCCCTGACTAACCATCTGCAAACTTTTTTTGAAAATAGTTCTGGAATAGATTTGGATGAATTTTTTGGAGACTGGTTTTATCGGGAAGGCTTTCCTTCTTATCAGATTTTATGGAACAAAACAAGATCGGGTATTCACTTTAAGATTGATCAAACAACATCGCATCCGAGTAATGATTTTTTTGAAATGCCACTTCCTCTTAAGGTCTTTGGCCAAGGCAAAGATTCCCTGATACGGTTGGAGCACAACTTTAATGGTGAAATATTTGACATCCTGCTTCCTTTTGAAGTGGACAGTATACAATTTGACCCGTATCTTTCAATCATTTCTGCAAACAATTTCATCAAACAGGTGAGCACAGGTACAGTTGATGTTATGGAGAAAATTAGTTGCCAAATTAGTCCTAACCCAACTTCTGATGTTGTTTTCATAAAATTAGATGAACGATTAATTCAAAAACCAATACATTTTGAAATTTTAAATGTAATGGGAGAAGTAATATTAAAAGAGAAAATAAATAATCCTTTGACCGAAATAAATACAAAATTTTGGACTTCCGGAATTTACTATTTCAAATTACTTGGAGAAAATGTTCAGCTTATTGAAATCATTGTAAAAAATTAG
- a CDS encoding caspase family protein, whose protein sequence is MKLFIAFTIFMVHISLVDAQSCVKGNCTNGFGTMIMTDKSRYTGEFVNGKIQGRGIFYFANGSKYLGTWKSGTRHGEGKFIFNNGDQYVGAFVMDKIQGYGTMEYKNGDRYVGQWQNELPGGKGSYYLHSGERYEGEFLKGKFEGQGSYFYSDGSTYKGEWKNNKRHGYGEFFDGKNKTVSGQWQFDKAISVLAEDFAQKPESKEQPIKEKIKDKDLIPNCNKSFCKSGKGSLDYADGSKYIGEFVNGEPKGKGICQYANGDRYEGEWDAHAPHGEGVMYFKSGLIYGAIWNHGEATKQLHSKKEFVFDNKVKVDKDDAVKIWAVVVGIARYEHMPALKFADDDAYRIFAFLKSPEGGALPDEQVRILIDEDATRNNILKAMNEVYMKADENDVIMLYYSGHGLEGTFIPIDYDGFENALGHDEVKDMFNKSKAKHKICYADACHSGSLLAAKSAFASSLIYFYDELDKSSGGTAFMMSSKSKEFSLEDGGLRQGIFSHFLIRGLKGEADLNKNKTITVKELFDWVYTKVREYTGLAQTPMIAGDYDEKMPVGFIREVN, encoded by the coding sequence ATGAAATTATTTATCGCTTTCACAATTTTCATGGTACATATTTCTTTAGTGGATGCGCAGTCTTGTGTAAAAGGTAATTGCACCAATGGTTTTGGCACCATGATAATGACTGACAAATCAAGGTATACAGGAGAATTCGTAAATGGAAAAATTCAGGGAAGGGGGATCTTTTATTTTGCTAATGGAAGTAAATACCTCGGTACCTGGAAATCCGGCACCAGACATGGAGAAGGGAAATTCATCTTTAATAATGGGGATCAATATGTAGGCGCATTTGTTATGGACAAAATCCAGGGATACGGAACCATGGAATATAAAAACGGTGATCGCTATGTGGGCCAATGGCAAAATGAACTTCCCGGAGGCAAGGGATCTTATTATCTCCATTCAGGTGAGCGCTATGAAGGAGAATTTCTCAAAGGTAAGTTTGAAGGTCAGGGTAGCTATTTTTATTCTGATGGATCTACTTACAAAGGTGAATGGAAAAATAATAAACGTCATGGCTATGGAGAATTCTTTGATGGAAAAAATAAAACCGTGTCCGGACAATGGCAATTCGATAAAGCTATATCCGTACTGGCAGAAGATTTTGCTCAAAAACCAGAATCTAAAGAACAACCAATAAAAGAAAAAATTAAAGACAAGGATTTGATTCCCAATTGCAATAAATCCTTTTGTAAATCTGGGAAAGGAAGTCTTGATTATGCAGATGGTTCAAAATATATAGGAGAATTTGTTAATGGAGAACCAAAAGGCAAAGGCATCTGTCAATATGCCAATGGGGATAGATATGAAGGGGAATGGGACGCTCATGCCCCTCATGGTGAAGGCGTGATGTATTTCAAATCAGGCTTGATTTATGGCGCAATTTGGAATCATGGTGAAGCAACAAAACAATTGCACAGTAAAAAAGAATTCGTTTTTGACAATAAAGTAAAAGTAGATAAGGATGATGCAGTAAAAATTTGGGCTGTAGTGGTCGGTATTGCACGTTATGAACACATGCCTGCACTTAAGTTTGCCGATGACGATGCATACCGAATTTTTGCTTTTTTAAAAAGCCCTGAAGGTGGTGCTTTACCTGACGAACAAGTCAGAATATTAATTGATGAAGATGCAACTCGTAACAATATTCTTAAAGCCATGAATGAAGTCTATATGAAAGCAGATGAAAATGATGTGATCATGTTATACTATTCAGGTCATGGGCTGGAAGGAACTTTTATTCCGATTGATTACGATGGGTTTGAAAATGCACTTGGTCATGATGAAGTCAAAGACATGTTTAATAAATCAAAAGCAAAACACAAAATTTGTTATGCTGATGCATGTCATTCAGGCAGTCTCCTGGCTGCAAAAAGTGCCTTTGCCTCTTCTTTGATTTATTTTTATGATGAACTGGATAAATCCTCTGGAGGTACTGCCTTCATGATGTCTTCCAAAAGCAAGGAATTTTCATTGGAAGATGGCGGTTTAAGACAAGGAATTTTTTCTCATTTTTTAATTCGTGGATTGAAAGGTGAAGCAGACCTGAATAAAAATAAGACAATTACCGTTAAGGAGCTTTTCGATTGGGTCTATACCAAGGTAAGAGAATATACAGGGCTTGCACAAACACCAATGATTGCAGGTGATTATGATGAAAAAATGCCGGTCGGGTTTATCAGAGAAGTAAACTGA
- a CDS encoding class I fructose-bisphosphate aldolase: protein MANQKIVDCLGDRASYYLDHQCKTINKSHLHLPSPDNIEKVWMDSNRNIPTLRNLQSIFLTGRLSNTGYVSILPVDQGIEHSAGASFAPNPIYFDPENIVKLAIEGGCNAVASTYGVLAAVSRRYAHRIPFIVKVNHNELLTYPNKFDQILFGTIKDAYNMGAAAVGATIYFGSNESGRQIVEIAEAFEQAHSLGMATVLWCYIRNSGFKKDGVDYHTSADLTGQANHLGVTIQADIIKQKLPTLNKGYEALNMGGSSYGKLNTKMYTELSSDHPIDLCRYQVANCYMGRAGLINSGGESKGATDLAEAVTTAVINKRAGGMGLISGRKAFQKSMDDGIALLQAIQDVYLDSEVTVA from the coding sequence ATGGCGAACCAGAAAATAGTTGATTGTCTAGGAGATAGAGCTTCCTATTACCTTGACCACCAATGTAAAACTATAAATAAAAGTCATCTCCACCTACCTTCTCCAGATAACATTGAAAAGGTTTGGATGGACAGTAACCGAAACATACCTACCCTAAGAAATTTACAGAGCATTTTTTTAACCGGTAGACTGTCTAACACTGGGTACGTATCCATTTTGCCGGTTGATCAGGGAATAGAGCACAGCGCCGGTGCTTCATTTGCACCTAATCCAATATACTTTGATCCTGAAAACATAGTAAAACTTGCTATTGAAGGGGGTTGTAATGCTGTTGCGTCAACTTATGGAGTTTTGGCGGCAGTATCCCGCAGATATGCGCACAGGATTCCATTCATTGTTAAGGTGAATCATAATGAATTATTGACTTACCCTAATAAATTCGATCAGATACTTTTTGGGACTATCAAGGATGCTTACAATATGGGTGCCGCCGCCGTTGGGGCAACAATTTATTTTGGTTCTAACGAAAGTGGGCGTCAAATTGTAGAAATTGCAGAAGCTTTCGAGCAGGCTCATTCTTTAGGTATGGCAACCGTGTTATGGTGTTATATCAGAAACAGTGGATTCAAAAAAGATGGAGTGGATTATCACACTTCAGCCGATCTTACCGGTCAAGCCAATCATCTTGGTGTGACCATTCAAGCAGACATCATTAAGCAAAAGTTACCAACTCTCAATAAGGGTTATGAAGCACTTAATATGGGAGGGTCTTCTTATGGTAAGTTAAATACCAAAATGTATACTGAATTAAGTAGTGACCACCCCATTGATTTATGCCGATATCAGGTAGCCAATTGTTATATGGGTCGAGCAGGTCTAATCAATTCAGGTGGTGAATCTAAAGGAGCTACGGATCTTGCAGAGGCAGTTACCACAGCCGTTATTAACAAGCGAGCTGGGGGAATGGGTTTAATTTCAGGTAGAAAGGCATTCCAAAAATCCATGGATGACGGGATTGCTCTTTTGCAAGCCATACAGGATGTGTATCTTGATTCCGAGGTTACAGTTGCATAA
- a CDS encoding efflux RND transporter periplasmic adaptor subunit — translation MKNIISIIILLLFTTCGTKETNTPKQEIIENELDIIDLTEAQSESIQIEFGTLESKNISSVIKLNGHIQVPPQNLISVGMPLGGFLSHSKLMPGMRVSKGERIATMEDQQYIHLQQEFLNTKLKLKYAESEFKRQKDLNQSKATSDKIFEQTQMEFEQLKVALNALIEKLKLIHVNPASLTENNISKSIAIISPINGYVSKVNMNIGTYVNPTDIIFELINPSDYHLVLKVFEKDMNKISIGQQIIAYNNFNPEKKYFGNILLINKDITSDGASSILCNFQTKDKSLMHGMYMNADLETTAKPAYIISEDAVVTFESKNYLFVKLGKNQYQRLEAVIGAQENGMVEIMNHELFNKKNIVLKGAYTLLMKMENKLDE, via the coding sequence ATGAAAAATATAATCTCAATTATCATATTACTATTGTTCACGACTTGTGGAACTAAAGAAACAAACACCCCAAAACAAGAAATTATTGAAAATGAATTAGACATAATAGATTTAACTGAAGCACAAAGTGAATCTATTCAGATTGAATTTGGAACGTTGGAATCTAAAAATATCTCATCCGTAATTAAATTAAACGGCCACATCCAGGTTCCTCCACAAAATTTAATTTCTGTTGGTATGCCATTGGGTGGATTTTTGAGTCACTCAAAATTAATGCCAGGAATGCGGGTCTCCAAAGGTGAGAGAATTGCTACTATGGAAGACCAGCAGTATATTCATTTGCAGCAGGAATTCTTAAATACTAAATTAAAATTAAAATATGCAGAATCTGAATTTAAACGTCAAAAAGATCTTAATCAAAGTAAAGCCACAAGTGATAAGATTTTTGAACAAACCCAAATGGAATTTGAACAACTAAAAGTAGCCTTGAATGCATTGATTGAAAAATTAAAACTGATTCACGTAAATCCTGCTAGTCTTACGGAAAATAACATCTCGAAAAGCATAGCCATCATTTCTCCAATCAACGGTTATGTCTCTAAAGTAAACATGAATATTGGAACATATGTGAATCCTACAGACATCATTTTTGAACTCATTAATCCTTCAGACTACCATTTGGTATTAAAGGTATTTGAAAAAGATATGAATAAAATTTCAATTGGACAACAAATTATTGCGTACAACAATTTTAATCCTGAGAAAAAATATTTTGGTAATATTTTACTCATAAATAAAGATATCACATCGGATGGCGCCAGTTCAATTCTTTGCAATTTTCAAACCAAGGATAAATCATTGATGCATGGCATGTACATGAATGCTGACCTTGAAACCACTGCAAAACCTGCCTACATTATTTCAGAGGATGCAGTTGTCACATTTGAAAGTAAAAATTATCTTTTTGTTAAGCTTGGTAAAAATCAATATCAACGTTTAGAAGCAGTGATAGGTGCCCAGGAAAATGGGATGGTCGAAATAATGAATCATGAACTATTTAACAAAAAAAATATTGTATTGAAAGGTGCTTATACTTTACTTATGAAAATGGAAAATAAATTGGATGAGTAA